The genomic window TTCTCTTGCTTGAAAATTTATTTCATCAAATCCACTCTTTTTTGTATCAATCTCATCAAGAACTGTTTCAGTTAAAATTATTAGATTTTTTCCATCTTGAGAAAGTTTATATATGTTTGAAGCATCTTCAAGTAAAATATTTGTATCTAATATATAGTATTTCTCAAAATTCATTATTTAGTCTCTCTTTTTGGTTTCATTATCACATAAGATATATATGCAAATAGTAGCACAATTATTAAAGTAAATAGTAAAGAAAATGTTTTAGTAATAACATATCCTACGATTAATATTGATAGCATTGTTGGAAGTTCATTATACATTCTAAAAAATTTACCACTTTTTTTACAAGAATTATTTTCTAATTTTTTTCTATATTTTTCAAGTGAAAAAGAGTAAATAATTAAAAAGAACAGTGCTGTAAGCTTTGCATACATCCATGGCGAAGTATTAAAATCAAGTAAATAAGGATTTAATGTAAGCATAGTTATACCACTTAATATAGTTGCCCACATTGCAGGCATTCCAATATATTTATAGATTTTGTACTCTTGAATTTTTACAATTTCAACGTACTCATTTTTTTCAATATTTTCTACATGATAAACAAAAAGTCTAGGTAGATAAAATAGCATTGCCATCCATGACATAAACGCTACAATATGAAAAGTTAAAACCCAAGTGTAATATTCCATTTTAATCCTCTTTTTTATTCTTAATTTTGTTTAACCACTCATTTAAAGTTTTTTCAAATCCAATATTTGAATTTTCATAAAGACTTAAATCTTCTTTTAAATATTCTTGCTCAACATATCCACCAAAATCATGGGGGTATAAATAGCCTATATGTTGCGAATCTAAGTGTTTTGGTATATCAAGTAGTTTTCCAGCTTTTATCTCTTGTAGAGCTTTATTTACACCTTTATATGCACTGTTAGATTTTGGACTTGAGGCTAAGTAAATTGCACATTGAGAAAGTATAATTCTAGATTCTGGATATCCAATTTTATTACAAGCCATCATAGTATTAACAGCAAGATTTAGTGCATTTGGATTTGCATTTCCAATATCTTCACTTGCAAAAATTACTAACCTTCTTGAAATAAAATCAACACTCTCTCCACCATTAATTAATCTACTCATATAATATAATGCTGCATCAATATTTGAACCTCTTAAAGATTTTATCATAGCACTTGCTAAATCATAGTGAGTATCTGATGATGAAACTCCATCCCCTATTACATTTTCTCTTAATTCTCTTAATAAACTAACATCAATATCTTTTGATACTTTATATGCAAAATTTAGAAGTGTAAGCATTGCTCTTGCATCACCTGAACTTGATGTAATCAAGTATTCTAAAGCAAGAGGTTCAATATTTATTTCTATATCTTTTAAAGCAATATGAAGAATTTTATTCATTTCATCTTTTGTAAATGCTTTAAATTCATATAAAAATGATCTTGAGCGAATTGCAGAAGTTAAAGTAAAAAATGGATTTTCTGTACTAGCACCAATAATAATTGCATCATAATTTTCCATAATGGGAAGAAGAACTTCTTGCTGGTTTTTAGAAAGTCTATGCACTTCATCTATAAAAATTAAAGGCTTAATCAAACTTCCCTTATATTTATCAAATACTTTTCTTAAATCTTCAACTTTTATACTTGTAGCATTAAAGTAAAAGTAATCTGTGTTGATTTCACGTGCAATTATTTTTGCTAGTGTAGTTTTTCCAGTCCCCGGTTTTCCATAAAAAAATAGATGAGGAATGTCTTTTTGTTTGATTAGTTTGTAAAGTGCTTTATCTTTTGAGATAATGTGGGATTGACCAACAAAATTATCTAAATTTGTTGGTCTTAGTTTATTAGAGAGATCTATCATCTTCGTTCATAAAGATTCTTAGATTTTTATATTCTTCTTTTGTTAAAAATCTAGTTTTTCCAGTTGGTAGATTATTTAAAGAAATTCCACCATACTCTAATCTTTTTAAATCAAGTACATCAAGTCCAAAGTGAGCAAAAAATCTTCTTAACTCTCTATTTTTACCTTCAGAAATAACTACTTTAATTTTAGAGAATTTTTCTGCATTAGTTAAAATATCATAAGCTAAAAATGGAGCAAAAGTCATAGACTTGATTTTACTTGTTTTAAATGCACCAGATGTTGCATCTTCTATTTCTAAACCATTTTGCATTGCTTGCTCAACAGGTTTTGTAATTAAGCCATTTACTTTGATTTTATAAACTCTTTCTAAATCAGAGTGCATTAATGCATCAACAATTTCTACGCTATCAGATAAAAGTAATAAACCTTCACTAGCATAGTCAAGTCGCCCAACACTTAAAAAGTGTTTATATTTATGATCAAGTGAATCATAGATAGTTTTTCTTCCTTGAGGATCTTTTTTAGAAACAATTTCACCTTTTGGTTTGTTATATACAATAACAGTAGATATTTTATTCTTATCTTCTCGTATTTTTTTTCTACCAATTTCAACTTCATCACTATTTGAAACTTTAGTAGCAAGATTTACAACAACTTTACCATTAACTTTTACTTTACCCTCTTCTATTAGCTTATCAGCTTCTCTTCTTGAATAGTTACTATTGTGAGATAAAAATTTATTTAATCTAACTAATTCCTCTTGAGTTTCTTCTATTTTCTTTTTCATTTTATACCAGCTTCAATTAAATCATGAATATGTAATACACCAACTAATTTATCATTCTCATCAGTTACAATTAATAGCTGTATTTTATAACCTTCTATTATTTGCAGTGCATCACTTGCTAAAAGCTCTTTATTTTTTAATATTTTTGGATTTTTTGTAGCAATATCTTCTACTTTACAATCCATTGAAAAATTACCATTCATTAAAGCTCGTCTTAAATCTCCATCACTTAATAGTGCAATTACTTTTTTATTTGCATCTTCAATAATTACACTTCCAAGTCTTCCTTCACTCATTATAAGAATTGCATCTTTTAGTTTAGTTTCACGTGAAACTACAGGAAGATTCTCTTTTCTCAATAAATCATCAACTTTTACAAAAAGTTTCTTACCTAAACTTCCACCTGGATGAAAAGATGCAAAATCTTCTTTTTTAAAATCTCTTTTTTTCATTAAACAAACTGCTAAAGCATCACCCATTGCCATAGTTAAAGTGGTAGAAGACATTGGTGCAGCATCAAGTGGACAGCCTTCTTTTTCAACATTGATATTTATAAAAATATCCGCATATTTTGCAAGTGTTGATTCTGGATTTCTAGCCATTGCAATTAAAGGGATATTTAATCTTTTTAGGTGAGGAAGAATTTGAACCAATTCATCACTTTCTCCACTATATGATATTCCTAAAACAATATCTTCCTTACCAACCATTCCTAAATCACCATGCATGGCTTCAGTTGGATGAAGAAAAAAAGAACTTGTTCCTGTACTAGCAAGCGTTGCCGCTATTTTTGTTCCAACAAGTCCTGATTTTCCAACACCAGTAATAATGAGTTTACCTTTTGAATTCATGATTAAATCAATAGCTTTTTCAATATCAAAAGAGACTCTTTGAGCAGCTTTTTCAAGCTCATTTGCCTCTGTTAATAAAACATCTTTTACTATTTGTATAAAATCCATATATATATTCCTTATTGAACGAAGATTGTTGGTACTATCATTGGGTATTTTTTATATTTTCTTGTACAATGTTTTCTTACAACTTTTCTTAATTCATCCTCTAAAATTCTATTATTTTGTAAAATTCCAGGTTTAATATTTTCTAAGAATGTTGTTAATAAATCTTCAATTTCTTTTGAGAAGAATTTATCTTGTTTATCTGATACTAAACCAAATGATGTAACTCTTGGCTTTTGTGCTAATGTTCTATCATTTTCATTTATTTGTGCAACAATCATAACAACACCTTCGTTTGCCATTGTTTGTCTATCTAAAATTATATCATCAGAAATTTTGAAATTTAATTGATTATCAATGTAAACTTTTCCTGTTTTAACAGTTTTTACTTTTTTAAGATATTTTGGTGTAACTTCAATTTGTTCACCATCACTCATGATGTAAACATTTCTTTCTAATACACCACAATCAATACCTGTTTGACCATGTTTTAATGCATGATTATATTCACCGTGAACTGGTAAAAAGAATTTAGGTTTTACAAGTCTTAACATTAATTTTTGCTCTTCTTGTGCAGCATGTCCTGAAACGTGAATATCTGGGTAATCTTGATAAGCTACTTTTGCACCAGCTTTTAATAAATGATTTATAATTTCAGAAACACTTCCTTCATTACCAGGAATTGCTTTTGCAGAAAGAATAATTTGATCTTCAGGTTTTATTTTGATATGTCTATGTTCATGAATTGCCATTCTATAAAGAGCTGACATTGATTCACCTTGAGAACCAGTTGTTACAATTAAAACTTCTTTATCATTATATTTATTTACTTCATGCGCTTCAATAAATTGATCTTTTGGAAATTTAATATAACCAAGACTCATTGCAAGTTCTAAGTTTTTCTCCATTGATCTTCCAATAACACATATTTTTCTGTTATGAAAAAGTGCTTTTTCAATAGCTTGAGCAACTCTGTGAATATTAGATGAGAAAGTAGACATGATAACTCTACCTTTTGCATTTTGAAATATTCTATCAAAAGTTGGTCCAACTGTTTTCTCAGTTCTTGTAAATCCTGGTGAATGTGAATTTGTAGAATCCGATGTTAAAACTAAAACCCCCTCTTCTCCATAATGTGCAATTCTATGTAAATCTGTTGGGAATCCATCAATTGGAGTATGGTCAATTTTAAAGTCACCTGTGTGAATCATTGTTCCAGCAGCTGTTTTAACAGCAATACATGATGAATCAATAATTGAGTGAGTTACGTGCATCCACTCAACTTCAAATTCATTTCCAATTTTTATAGGTGTTCTTTTTTGAATAGCTCTAAATAAAGATCTATGTTCTCTCATTTTATGTTCATCAAATTTTGAACCAATCATCTCTAAAGGTAATGAAGTTCCATAAACAGGAAATTGCATCTCTTTAAATAAATATGGCATTGCACCAATATGATCTTCATGTCCATGAGTAATAATAACACCAACAATTTTATCTTTGATTTCTCTAATATAAGTAAAGTCTGGAATTAAAATATCAACACCATGCATATTTTCATCAGGGAAACTCATACCAACATCAACAATTATTGCTTCATTTTCAGTTTCAATAACCATCATGTTTCCACCGATTTCACCTAATCCTCCAAGTGGAGTAATTTTAAGTTTTGCAGTAGTATTTAGGTTTAGTTTATAGTGAGGATTTAATCTATCTCTATGTATTTTTTCATTTACTAAATATGCTTTTTTAAGATCTGTAATCCATCCATCACCTTTAATTTGTTGGTTGATTTGATTCTCTCTTGGAACCTTTGGTTTTGGTTTTCTTTTTTTGAAAGGTGGTTTTTTAGTTTCTGTATTTTCTACAGTTTCTGTATTTTGTGAATTGTTTTCAACAATAATTGGTGAAGTTACAACAACTTTTTCTTCGTTTTTAATTTCTTCCATTTTTTACCCTTGTATGCATTTGGCTATACAAAGATGAACTTACTTCATGAGGTCTAACATTATCATCGACATTTAATTCTTCATACATTCTAGATATAGAATTTTTATCCAATACAGATGTAAGATTTTTAGAAAGTTTTTTTCTCGGCTGTACAAAACAGGCCTTTAAAAACTTATTAAAATCTTTATCTAGGAATTTATTCATATCCTTTTTAATGTAAAGAATTGAAGATATAACTTTTGGAGGTGGATCAAAAGATTCAGGAGGAACATCGAAAAGTATCCTTGCATCAATTGACATTAAATCAGTAATTATTCCTAAAGAAGAAAATTCTTTGTTATTTACCTTTGCAGTAAACTTCTCAGCAACCTCTTTTTGAACCATTACTATAATATTTTCACAAGCTCTATCTTCAAATGCTCTTAATATAATGTTTGTTGCAATATAGTACGGTAAGTTTGCAATTAAGTCATATTTACCGTCATGTAGGGTTTTCTGCTTATCCCAAGCCTCTAAAACATCTGTGTGGATCAGTTTTAGTCTACCCTCTTCTATTTCTATTGCAAATTTAGACTTTAAAATACCAATTAAATCAGTATCAACTTCATAAGCAGTCATATCTTTGTACTTGACTAAATTTTTGGTCAAATCACCTAATCCAGGCCCAATTTCCACCACATAGTTATTGTTGTTGGGCATCGATTGGATGATCTTATCCAAAATTGTCGTATCTTTTAAAAAGTTTTGTCCGTATTGTTTTTTTGCTTTTACTTTTTCCATAATTGCAAGGAGTATATCTGCTTTTAACTTACAATTAGATAAGATAATATTTAGTTATTAAGAAGGATTATATTTGAGTAGTTTTGCAAAAAGAATAATACCATGTTTGGATGTTGATAATGGACGAGTTGTAAAAGGTGTAAACTTCGTTGGATTAAGAGATGCTGGTGATCCTGTTGAAGTAGCAAAAAGATACAACGCAGAAGGAGCTGATGAGCTTACTTTTCTAGATATTACAGCTAGCCATGAAAATAGAGGAACGATAGTTGATATTGTAAAAAAAGTTGCTCAAGAAGTTTTTATTCCTTTAACAGTTGGTGGAGGTATACGAAAACTTGAAGATATATACTCTTTACTTAATGTTGGTTGTGACAAAGTTTCTATTAACTCTTCAGCGGTTACAAATCCAAATTTAATAAATGAAAGCTCAAATAGATTTGGTTCTCAATGTATTGTTGTAGCCATTGATGTAAAAAGAGTTTCAGATGGTTCTTATCATGTTTTTGTAAAAGGTGGACGAGAAGACACTGGCCTTGATGCATTAGCTTGGGCAAAAGAGGTTTATGATAGAGGTGCAGGAGAAATACTTTTGACTTCTATGGATACAGATGGTGCAAAAACTGGATTTGAATTAAATATAACAGGACAAATCTCAAAACTTGTAGATATTCCAGTAATTGCAAGTGGTGGTGCTGGAACTATGGAACATATAAAAGAAGCTTTTGAATGTGGAGCAAGTGCAGCACTTGCTGCTTCAATATTTCACTTTAAAGAAATAGATATTATGGATTTAAAAAGATATTTAAGAGCAAATAATATTCCAGTAAGAATATAAAAAAGAAGGATAAAGAATGAAAAAAATATTAGTTGGAATGACTTTATGTTTATTACCTGTTTTGTCATTTTCTTATGAATTAAATTTTAATAAGGGTTTTTCAAAAGTTGTAAATCCTGATTTACTAACAACAAGTATTGATGTTAGTGTAGAGAAAAAAAATGAAAATGCAGTTAATACTGAAATTGAAAAGTTTAATGATTTTATAAAAAAAACTACTAATGTAACTTTGAAAAATGGTAGTTTTACATTAAGTCCAAAATACAAATATTATGATAATAAACAAGAGTTTATTGGGTATGTTGGAAATCTAAGATATTCAGCTGAATCAAAAAATGCAAAAGAGTTAAATGGTTTTATGGATAAATTAATTTCAATAAAAGACAGCATAAAGTCAGACGATGTAAAATTAAATATTTCAAATGTTGCATGGAATATAAGTGATGATTTACAAAATAAAAGTATTGATGATTTAAGATTAGATGCAATTCATTGGATAGAAGCTTATTCGAAATCTTTATCAACTTCAATATCTAAAAATTGTGAAGTTACAAAAATAAATATTTCTGAAACAAACACAGGAAATATTGTTTATGCTAGAAGTGAAATGTTATATTCAACTATGTCAAAAAAAGTTGCTGATGTGTCACCTATGAATAGTGAACAAAATATCACAATAAGCCCAAATTTTGTATTGGAATGTAAATGATTATTTGTGCTGGAAGAAACGAAACATTTCCTTTCGCCCATCCAATTGGTGTGGGCTTAATTGAAAGTGCAATAAACCTTACAAGAATGTGTCTATTTGATAAACCTGAATATCTACTTTTTGTTGGAAGTGCTGGGTCTTATGGTAACCATAAAGTTTTTGATATTGTTGAATCAAAAAGAGCTTCAAATATCGAACTTGGATTTTTAACACAAAGTGCATATACGCCACTTGATAATGTTTTAGAATCAGAAAATAAATTTGCAAGAAATGACACAATTGTAAACTCATCAAACTATATATCAACAAATGAAAAATTATGTAAAGAGTTTAATGAATATGGTGTTGGAATTGAAAATATGGAATTTTTTTCAATTCTAAGTGTTGCAAAAGAGTTTGAAATTCCAGTTGCTGGAATATTCGTAATAACAAATTATACAAATGAAAATGCCCATGAAGATTTTATAAAAAATCACAAAGAGGCAATGGATAAATTAACAAAATATTTAATTGAAAAAAATATAATAAAATAAATAAAATACTGGATAAATTATAATGGCAAAAGAAGGACTACCATCTATATATGATTACACATTAGATGAATTAAAAGAAAAATTAAAACCATCATTTAGAGCAAAACAAGTATATAACTGGCTTTACAAGAAGTATGCAAACTCTTATGATGATATGAAAAATATACCAAATGAATTAAAAGAAGATTTAAAAGCAAACTATCCTATTGATGTTATGGAAATTGTTAAAAAAGAGCAAAGTATTGATGGAAGCATAAAATATCTTTTTAAATTAAGAGATAACCACACAGTTGAAGCTGTTTTACTTTTAATGAAAGAGAAGAAAAAAGATGAAGATGGGAATATTGTAAGAAGTGAAAAATTTACTGTTTGTATCTCATCTCAAGTTGGTTGTAAAGTTGGATGTAGTTTTTGTTTAACTGCAAAAGGTGGCTTTGTGCGGAACCTTACAGTTGGAGAGTATATAGCTCAAATTGTAAATATTAAAAGAGATAATGATATAGCTGAAAATAAAGCTTTAAATATTGTTTATATGGGAATGGGTGAACCCCTTGATAATTTTGATAACTTTGTAAAAGCTGTTTCTATTTTCTCAGAACTTGATGGACTTGCAATTTCAAGAAGAAGACAAACAGTTTCAACTTCTGGAATTGCATCAAAAATTGAAAAATTAGGAAAAATTGATTTAGGAATACAATTAGCTATCTCTTTACATGCTGTTGATGATGAGTTAAGAAGTGAATTAATTCCTATGAATAAAGCGTATAATATCGCTTCAATTATTGATGCTGTTAAAAAGTTTCCAATAGATACTAGAAAAAAAGTTATGTTTGAATATCTAGTAATAAAAAATAAAAATGATTCTGTAGAAGCTGCAAAAAAACTAATCAAACTTCTAAATGGAATACAAGCAAAAGTGAATCTTATTTTCTTTAATCCATATCCAGGAACAACATATCAGCGACCTGAAGTTGAAGATATGCTAAAATTCAAAGATTATTTAAATGAGCGTGGGTTAATTTGTACAATTAGAGAATCAAAAGGTATTGATATATCAGCTGCTTGTGGGCAGTTAAAGGAGAAAGAAGCAAATGGGAATTCTTGAGATATCACTATTGGTTTTTATAGCAACAGTAGCAATAGTAACAGGCGTAGGATTTTATATACAAAATAAAAAAGAAGAGGAGAAATAATTTAATGGCAATAACAAGATTTGCACCAAGTCCAACTGGTTACCTTCATATTGGAGGTTTACGAACATCTTTATATAGTTATTTGTGGGCAAGAAAAACAGGTGGTGTATTTAGATTAAGAGTTGAAGATACAGACACAGCTAGAAATAATGAAGATGCAATGGAAGCTATTATTAATGCTTTTGATTGGGTTGGGTTAAATTATGATGGAGAAGTATTTTATCAATCAAGAAGAACAGATATTTATAAAATATATATTGATAAATTACTTGAAAGTGGTAAAGCATATAAATGTTACATGAGTAAAGATGAACTTGATGCTTTAAGAACAGCACAAGAAGCGGCAAAACAAAGTCCAAGATATGATGGAACTTGGAGACCAGAAGATGGTAAGGTATTGCCAGCAATTCCTGAAGGAGTTGAACCAGTTATTAGAATTAAAGCACCAACAAGAGGAACAATAGAGTTTGATGATGGTGTAAAAGGTTATATGAAATTTGATGCTAACCAAGTTGATGATTATGTAATTGCTAGATCTAATGGAATGCCAACTTATAACTTTGTTGTTGCTATTGATGATGCATTAATGGAAATGACTGATGTAATAAGAGGCGATGATCATTTATCAAATACACCAAAACAAATTGTAATTTATAATGCTTTAGGATTTAAAGTTCCTAAATTCTATCATGTTGCAATGATTAATAATCCATCTGGTAAAAAACTATCTAAAAGAGATGGTGCTATGGATGTTATGGATTATAAAAGATTAGGTTATTTACCAGAAGCATTGTTGAACTTTTTAGTAAGATTAGGTTGGTCACATGGGGATCAAGAAATATTTTCTATGGAAGAGATGTTAGAATTATTTGATCCAAATAACTTAAATAAATCAGCCTCTTCATTTAATGGTGAAAAACTTTTATGGTTAAATTCAGAGTACATAAAAGCAGTTTCAAATGATAGATTAATAGAAGAGTTAAAATTCTTTGATTTAGATTTAACACATCATGCTAAAAAGACAGAACTATTAGATTTATCAAAACAGAGAGCTCAAACTCTAGTTGAATTAAAAAAATCTGTTACAGATATTTTGGATATTCCAACTTCTTATGAAGAGAGTGGAGTTAAAAAATTTGTAAAAGAAGATACAAAAGATTTCTTAGAAAAATATCTTGAATTATTAGAAAAAAATAAAGATGAGTTATATAATGTTGAAAATGTAGAAGCAATTACTAAACCATTTATTGAACAAAATGGATTGAAATTTCCACAATTATTTCAACCAATAAGAATAGCATTAACTGGTGGAACTCAAGCACCATCTGTTTATGACATCATCGCAATATTAGGTTTTAGTGAGGTTTCTGCAAGGTTAAAAGAAGCTCTTAAAAGAAATTTTCAAAATACTTGATTATTTAAAAATAATCTGGCATAATAGCCACACATTTACAAAGGACAGAATAGATGAATATTTACGTAGGAAATTTATCATACAGAACAAATGATAAAGATTTAGAAGAGCTTTTCACAAAGTTTGGTGCAGTAAAAAGTGCAAAAGTTATAATGGATAGAGAAACAGGAAAATCAAAAGGTTTTGGTTTTATTGAAATGGAAGATTCATCAGCTGGTACTAAAGCAATCGAAGCTTTAAATGGTAATGAAAGCGAAGGTAGAACTTTAAGAGTTAATGAAGCTAAACCTAGAGAAGAAAGACCAAGAAGACAATTCTAATTTAAGAAAAGTAGTGGTTTTTTAGAAAAACACTACTTCCTTTTTATACAACTTAAAACAATCAGAAATGATATTTCTTTTATGATATAATTTTTCAAGGATTATTATGAAAATATTATTATTAGAAGATGATTTAATACTTAGTGAAATTATAGAAGAACATTTAATTTCACAAAACCACGAGATAACAACTGTTTTTACAGGTTTTGACGCACAAGATTTGCTTTACAGCAAAAAATTTGATTTATTACTTTTAGATGTAAATGTTCCTTTATTAAATGGCTTTGAACTATTAAAAGATTTAAGACTCAAAGAGATTCTTACACCAGCCATATTTTTAACCTCTCTAAATCAAGTAGATGATATAGAAAAAGGTTTTAAATCTGGTTGTGATGACTACATAAAAAAACCCTTCGAATTAAAAGAATTAGATATAAGAATAAACAATATTAAAAGATTATTTAATATTGAAAATGATAATTTAATACAAATCTCAAAAGATATATATTTAGACAAAAAAAATCTTTTAATTAAAAAAGAACAAAATCAAATACACATAGCTAAAAAAGAGAGCGAAGTTTTAGAATATTTGATAAATAATAGCACTAAAACTGTAAGTATTGAAGAGCTTAGTTTAAATGTTTGGGCTTATGAAGATGCTCCTATTTCTTCAACAATTAGAACTTATATAAAGAATCTTAGAAAAATTCTAGGAGATGAATATATAATAAATTTAAGAGGAGTAGGTTATAGATTTAACAAGAAGTGAAAAAATTACTTTTTTAAGATTTTTATTCTTATATTTGGGTGCTTCGTTTATTTTGATGGTATTTATCGCTATTCTTTATTATCAAAATGAAAAAATACTATATTTTGATTTAACTAAATCAAATATGCAAAATGAGGTCTCTAAAATTTCCTCAGAAATTATACTTTCACATATGAAAGGAAGTGAATTTAATAAGAAAAAACTCTTGGAAAAAGAAGATTATAAAGTATCTTTTTATGATAAAAACAAAAATAAGATATATGGAAATCTTGATGAAAAAATAGATTTTACAAAAAAGATTATTGATGCAAAAAATAGTTTTATCTTAATTGATGATTCAGTTTTAGGTCACTTAGATATCTATTATATTGCTTTAAAAGAGAATATGTATTTTAAAAAGATTGAAGAGTTGAAATTAAATATAATTGCAGTATTTTTTGCCATTTATTTAATTATTGCAATTATTGGATTTTATTTGGCGAAGCTTTTTTTAAAACCAATAAAAGAAGAACGAGAAAAACTAAATAATTTCATAAAAGATACAACACACGAATTAAATACCCCAATTAGTGCTATTTTAATGTCAACAGAAAATAAAAATCTAACTGAAAAACAAATTGAAAGAATAAAAATTAGTGCTAAAAGAGTCTCTGAAATCTACAATGATTTAACTTATCTATTTTTAGAAGATAAAGACACAATAAAAAAAATTCAAGAGTTTAATTTAAAAGATTTGATAAATGAACAATTAGAATATTTAGAGTTATTGTCATCAAAAAAACGAATTACTTTAAATAAAAATATAGAAGATACTATATATAAAATAAATAAAGATGATTTTATTAGAATATTTAACAATCTAATTTCAAATGCAATAAAATATAATAAAATGGGTGGAACTATTGAAGTAACACTTCAAAATAATATATTAATAATATCTGATACAGGTATTGGGATAGAAAAAGAAAAATTGGAAGATATTTATAGTAGATATTACAGAGCAACACAAGAACAAGGTGGTTTTGGTATAGGTTTAAATATTGTAAATAAAATTTGTAAAATTTATAATATAAAAATCAATGTTGAATCTCAAATAAATAAAGGCACAATCTTTACTCTTTACTTTAAGTAATCTGCACACAAACTCCACACAAAACAAATAAAATACGACTAATTTAATA from Arcobacter venerupis includes these protein-coding regions:
- a CDS encoding SIMPL domain-containing protein (The SIMPL domain is named for its presence in mouse protein SIMPL (signalling molecule that associates with mouse pelle-like kinase). Bacterial member BP26, from Brucella, was shown to assemble into a channel-like structure, while YggE from E. coli has been associated with resistance to oxidative stress.) — protein: MKKILVGMTLCLLPVLSFSYELNFNKGFSKVVNPDLLTTSIDVSVEKKNENAVNTEIEKFNDFIKKTTNVTLKNGSFTLSPKYKYYDNKQEFIGYVGNLRYSAESKNAKELNGFMDKLISIKDSIKSDDVKLNISNVAWNISDDLQNKSIDDLRLDAIHWIEAYSKSLSTSISKNCEVTKINISETNTGNIVYARSEMLYSTMSKKVADVSPMNSEQNITISPNFVLECK
- a CDS encoding sensor histidine kinase → MVFIAILYYQNEKILYFDLTKSNMQNEVSKISSEIILSHMKGSEFNKKKLLEKEDYKVSFYDKNKNKIYGNLDEKIDFTKKIIDAKNSFILIDDSVLGHLDIYYIALKENMYFKKIEELKLNIIAVFFAIYLIIAIIGFYLAKLFLKPIKEEREKLNNFIKDTTHELNTPISAILMSTENKNLTEKQIERIKISAKRVSEIYNDLTYLFLEDKDTIKKIQEFNLKDLINEQLEYLELLSSKKRITLNKNIEDTIYKINKDDFIRIFNNLISNAIKYNKMGGTIEVTLQNNILIISDTGIGIEKEKLEDIYSRYYRATQEQGGFGIGLNIVNKICKIYNIKINVESQINKGTIFTLYFK
- a CDS encoding RNA recognition motif domain-containing protein, coding for MNIYVGNLSYRTNDKDLEELFTKFGAVKSAKVIMDRETGKSKGFGFIEMEDSSAGTKAIEALNGNESEGRTLRVNEAKPREERPRRQF
- the rlmN gene encoding 23S rRNA (adenine(2503)-C(2))-methyltransferase RlmN produces the protein MAKEGLPSIYDYTLDELKEKLKPSFRAKQVYNWLYKKYANSYDDMKNIPNELKEDLKANYPIDVMEIVKKEQSIDGSIKYLFKLRDNHTVEAVLLLMKEKKKDEDGNIVRSEKFTVCISSQVGCKVGCSFCLTAKGGFVRNLTVGEYIAQIVNIKRDNDIAENKALNIVYMGMGEPLDNFDNFVKAVSIFSELDGLAISRRRQTVSTSGIASKIEKLGKIDLGIQLAISLHAVDDELRSELIPMNKAYNIASIIDAVKKFPIDTRKKVMFEYLVIKNKNDSVEAAKKLIKLLNGIQAKVNLIFFNPYPGTTYQRPEVEDMLKFKDYLNERGLICTIRESKGIDISAACGQLKEKEANGNS
- a CDS encoding response regulator transcription factor — encoded protein: MKILLLEDDLILSEIIEEHLISQNHEITTVFTGFDAQDLLYSKKFDLLLLDVNVPLLNGFELLKDLRLKEILTPAIFLTSLNQVDDIEKGFKSGCDDYIKKPFELKELDIRINNIKRLFNIENDNLIQISKDIYLDKKNLLIKKEQNQIHIAKKESEVLEYLINNSTKTVSIEELSLNVWAYEDAPISSTIRTYIKNLRKILGDEYIINLRGVGYRFNKK
- the gltX gene encoding glutamate--tRNA ligase, which produces MAITRFAPSPTGYLHIGGLRTSLYSYLWARKTGGVFRLRVEDTDTARNNEDAMEAIINAFDWVGLNYDGEVFYQSRRTDIYKIYIDKLLESGKAYKCYMSKDELDALRTAQEAAKQSPRYDGTWRPEDGKVLPAIPEGVEPVIRIKAPTRGTIEFDDGVKGYMKFDANQVDDYVIARSNGMPTYNFVVAIDDALMEMTDVIRGDDHLSNTPKQIVIYNALGFKVPKFYHVAMINNPSGKKLSKRDGAMDVMDYKRLGYLPEALLNFLVRLGWSHGDQEIFSMEEMLELFDPNNLNKSASSFNGEKLLWLNSEYIKAVSNDRLIEELKFFDLDLTHHAKKTELLDLSKQRAQTLVELKKSVTDILDIPTSYEESGVKKFVKEDTKDFLEKYLELLEKNKDELYNVENVEAITKPFIEQNGLKFPQLFQPIRIALTGGTQAPSVYDIIAILGFSEVSARLKEALKRNFQNT
- a CDS encoding purine-nucleoside phosphorylase — its product is MIICAGRNETFPFAHPIGVGLIESAINLTRMCLFDKPEYLLFVGSAGSYGNHKVFDIVESKRASNIELGFLTQSAYTPLDNVLESENKFARNDTIVNSSNYISTNEKLCKEFNEYGVGIENMEFFSILSVAKEFEIPVAGIFVITNYTNENAHEDFIKNHKEAMDKLTKYLIEKNIIK